ATTGGGAGCAGTTATATCAGGGGCTGAAAGCAATCAAACGCAGTCTCCATAGTGAACTTCTTCGCATAGAACACCTACCATTTTTAGAAGAATTAAAAATGGAATGTTTTGACCCAGGTGCTGACCAGTACCTGACACCTGAACAATTGAAGGAACATTGTCCGTGTAAATTTCAATCCCGTATTTTATCCTGGCATATACATGACCTTTCAGCTGATGAGCTTGAAGCAATGTATCTCAAAATAGCGAAGTCTAAACCTTATGTGATTAGTTTCTCTATAAGCAGGCTGGAGGATGAATCAAAAATTAAGCGTCTTTTAAATGTTGCACGGGAAATGGAATATTGAAGAACAATAAAAAAAGAAAGGAGACAGACTATGTTTATTGATATTCACCTGCATACTGCAAGGAAAAAATCCCTTCCAAGGAATGAGAAGGGAGATAATTATGCATCCCCTGAGGAATTGATCGAAATGATGGATAGAACGGGAGTTGACAAGGGAATTCTTCTGCCTGGAGTAAATCCTGAGTGCAGAAAGCAATTCTCAACAGTGGAGGATATCATGGATGTTTGCGAAAAATATCCTGACAGGTTCATTCCTTTCTGTAATATTGACCCGCGGGCTGAAAAAAATAGTCCTGAGGCTGATCTCTCACGCCAACTGCTCTTTTACAAGGAAAAAGGATGTAAAGGAGTCGGAGAAGTATGTGCAAACCTGTATTTTGACGACCCTCTTGTCCAGAACTTATTTAAACACTGTGAAAAGAGCCAGATGCCTCTTCTTTTCCACATTGGTCCTCAAAAAGGGAATTGCTACGGTCTTATAGATGATCTACATCTGCCACGTTTGGAAAAGTCCTTGAAAGACTTCCCTGATTTGATATTTATCGGGCATTCTCAACCCTTCTGGTCAGAGGTCAGCGGAGATGTAACGACCGAAAACAGAAAAGGGTATCCTGAGGGTAAGGTGACTCCGGGAGGTGCAGTTCCCAGACTTATGAAAGAATATCCTAACATGTATGGAGATATATCAGCACACAGTGGTTACAATGCCCTAACGCGTGATGCGGAATTTGGATATGCCTTCATTGAGAAATTTCAGGATAAGCTTTTCTTTGGGACAGACATTGCATCTCCAAGAAACGACCATCGTCATGCAGAATTTTTGAGAAACGCTTATAAAGAAGGGAATATTTCAAAAGAGGCATTTGAGAAAATAAGCTGGCAGAATGTGAATAGAGTTCTAAAGTTAGGAATTGGATAAAGATTTATTTTATCCCTTTACTCTTGGAAACAATATACCCGCCAGTCAAGAGTACAGCGCCTGAGGCTAGTTGTCCTGTTGTAAGAATCTCACCAAAAATAAAATAGGAAAAAATTGCTGTTAAAAGAGGCGATATCAGGAGTATGCTTGAAGCCATGGCAATACCAGTTGCACGAATTGCAAAGTAATATACTGAATGTGCGAGTCCAATACAAAATAGGCCTGAGATAAACAGGATGAATAAAACTCTTATAGGAAGATGAATAATTGCTAAAGGATTTCCCTCTATGAGTGCCATTAAAAAAAAGACGAATGCGCTGATTATAAAAACAAAAGGTGTAAAAGCCACTATGTTGTAATTTCGCAGGGTCTTCTGAACGTATACGGCATAAAATGTCCAGAACAGATTTGCCAGTATAATGAAGATAATTCCCCATTTCATCTGTAAAGAGGTTACTTCTCCTTTAAAGAAAATTACTCCTATAACACCCAGAAGACACAGAAGTGTCCCCAAAATGTATTTTGCGCTTTTAATACTCTCTCTT
The window above is part of the bacterium genome. Proteins encoded here:
- a CDS encoding amidohydrolase family protein — its product is MFIDIHLHTARKKSLPRNEKGDNYASPEELIEMMDRTGVDKGILLPGVNPECRKQFSTVEDIMDVCEKYPDRFIPFCNIDPRAEKNSPEADLSRQLLFYKEKGCKGVGEVCANLYFDDPLVQNLFKHCEKSQMPLLFHIGPQKGNCYGLIDDLHLPRLEKSLKDFPDLIFIGHSQPFWSEVSGDVTTENRKGYPEGKVTPGGAVPRLMKEYPNMYGDISAHSGYNALTRDAEFGYAFIEKFQDKLFFGTDIASPRNDHRHAEFLRNAYKEGNISKEAFEKISWQNVNRVLKLGIG
- a CDS encoding DMT family transporter, yielding MKLSKGQGIALIVITACIWGFGPIFVRYFSKYLDVHTQNAFRYLSGSLSLFIIVSIFFRSEFRQCLKVWKKLFITAFFLIIMQTFWVMALYRVLPAFVSLIGKISIVLTVIVSFMLFPEERESIKSAKYILGTLLCLLGVIGVIFFKGEVTSLQMKWGIIFIILANLFWTFYAVYVQKTLRNYNIVAFTPFVFIISAFVFFLMALIEGNPLAIIHLPIRVLFILFISGLFCIGLAHSVYYFAIRATGIAMASSILLISPLLTAIFSYFIFGEILTTGQLASGAVLLTGGYIVSKSKGIK